The Methanobrevibacter millerae genome includes the window ATTAACTCCACTAAATCAACCTCACCTTCATTAACATTTCCAATCAAAGTGAAGAATCTGGATTATGCAACATATATTCTTTTTAACCAGTTTCATGTTGACGTTGATGTAACAATGAATACACTTTGTTTTTATTCTGTATTTGTCGTATATTTATTCTAAATTTAATCTTTCCCCAGTTCGCTCTTGAACATGACTCTTTACCGGAAAGATCAATTATTTGATGAATTCTTATCAAAATATTAAAATTTAATTTTATTCATATACTCTTCAAGTGGAAATGTCAGTGATTATGAAATCATTGGTGCAGAAAACATTTATAAATTATTAAAAGCCTATCTGAATTAAAAAAAAATGTTGATTATCTAAAAACATTTAGATATATAAATCAAAGAAAATAAAAAATAATATTATACATAAATAATATCATAATTAATAATTTTGTAAATATATTGGAGGATTAATAAAAATGAATGAAACAAATAAGGAACAGTCATGGATTCCACTAATAATAGTGGCTTTGGCTTCCTTTATTATAGCTTTGGACGCTACATTCATGAATGTAAGTATTGCCCAAGTTGTTGCTGATTTGCATACTGATGTAAGTACTATTCAGGCAACCATGTCGTTTTATACTTTAATCACAGCTGCATTCATGATGCTCAGCGCCAAGCTTCAGGACATAGTCGGTAAAAAGAAACTCTTTTTAATCGGTACTGCACTTTATGGTATCGGTACATTCACTGCAGCAATAAGTTCAAGTTCTACCATGTTATTTATCGGATGGGCAGTAATAGAAGGTGTTGCTGGTGCATTAATGATGCCTGCCACCGTTTCCATAATAAGCGGAACATACCATGGCGAAAAACGTACATTTGCTTTGGCAATCATAGGTGTCATGGGCGCAATTGCGGCTGCTATCGGTCCACTCTTCGGTGGAGTCATGACAACATTTTTAAGCTGGAAATATGGATTTGCATCTGAATTGATAATCGTTATCATTATTTTATTACTGCAAAGTAAAATACCTAGTTTCCCACCTACCGAATCCAAAAAAGATTTGGACATTACAGGCACCATAATTTCATTAATAGGTCTTGTTTTGTTGGTATATGGTATTTTATTATTGACTAATGATTTCAACACCAGTATAGGAGTAATAATTGTAGGAATTATTGCATTAGTAGGATTTGTATGGTTTGAACTCAGAAGAAAAAGAAGTGGCAAAGTGCCATTGCTTGATATTGAATTATTAAAAGACAAAAATTTAAGTGTGGGAACTTTAATCTTATTATTAGCTTATCTTTCAATGGGAGGTGCACTATTTGCAATTTCCTTGTTCTTGCAAAGCGTATTGCAGTTAAATGCATTCGATACAGGTTTAACCACACTACCATTGACAATTGGTTTGCTTATTTTTGCATTAATGGCTCCAAGTTTATCTGTAAAATTGGGTCACAGGAAACTCATGGCAATAGGATGTATAATAGCAATCGTGGGATGTATGCTGTTAAGCACACAGTTTAGATTGCATACATCAATGCTGAATTTACTGCCCGGAATGTTTATAATGGGAGCAGGACTTGGTTTTGCAATGGCTTTAAGTGTGGATATTGCAATAATCAATGTTCCTCCCGAAGGTCAAAACGGGGCATCAGGCATTACTTCAACCAGTCAGTCATTAGGTGAATCAATGGGTACTGCGATTATTGGAATAATTCTAATTCTTGGAGTTTTCGGAGGTATTTCCCATGCAGTCGACGTGTATGCTCCCGAATATTCGGGAAATGAAACATTCGAGCTAGAAGCATATGAAAGCTTTCAGACAGTAAGTAGTATAAACGATATCCAATCCGATCCTACTGTTGTAGGAATTGTGGATATTATTCTTCAGGACACAATGGCATTCGTAATGCAAATAACAGCAATTATAATGGCAATTGTACTTATTCTGACGCTGCTGCTGGAAGATAAAAAGATTAAAAAATAATGGGACTTATTCCCCCATTTACTTTTTTTTAATTTCTTTTTTTAGTTTTTTGACTAATTCAACACATATTTTCAAAACTTATTTTCCAAAAAAATTCCAATCCATTCCGCATAATTTTCAATTTCATTCTTTATTCCTTTTTTATGTTGGATGGTAGTTCAAGTTGAATTTTTTCTGTTTTTTCGTGGATTTATTCGGGGATTTCGTGCAGGAAATTATTAATTTTTTGTATAATTTCATATTCTTTCTAGTGTTGGGTTTAGAATCATAATGGATAATTAAAATTACCATATATAGTTTTTTATATAAAAAAAGTAAGCAATAAAATTAATATTGTTTTCAATTAAAAAAAATGTTTTTAATTTTAAAAAAAATTAGTAGAGGGAGTTTAAAACTCCCAAAATTTTTAGTTTTATTTTTTGCGTATTCTTATAGGTATAGTACCCATGATAACCAATAACAACAAGATTATTGGGTTACCAGTTGCATGTTTATCTGCATATTGTGTTACAGGTTCATCATGTTTAGGAGTAGGTTCCGGAGTAGAACCTGGAGTAGGTTCTGTTTTATTAACTATCTCAGCATCACAACTATTTGTTACATTTCCAGTCATATTGGATCCTGCAATAACCACATTAGTAACATTTCCTGCAATAGCAGCATTAAATACTACAGTAAAACTAGTATATTCTTGTGGAGCCAAACTACCCGCATAGACAAATTCATCTCCGAATTTAGTCCAACCATCACCATTAAAGCTGACAATTTTTAATTTAATTGAATATTGAACAACACCATAAAGAATAGACTATAAATTCATTTAGAAATATAAAAAATAAAGAATTTATGCTAGTTTCTTAAGTGAAAAAATCTAGCACCCTAACTATTCAAAGACACTTATTTTTTAAAATAAAATAAACAATATTTAACTTACATTTGAATTAATACCATATTTTTAATTATTTTTAGAAAGTTTTATAAATGATAAAAATAAATTATAACTTGTCGGAATGATACTTCCGGTAATATATTTCCGAAAAATAAAAAAATAATAGAGATAAGATACAATGGTTTTATTTAGTGCAGGTGATACTGCTTGGGTTCTTATTTGTACATTACTTGTATTATTGATGAGTATTCCAGCAGTAGCATTTTTTTACGGAGGATTAAGTAAAAGAAAGAATGTTTTAAATACAATTTTTTTAACTTTCATCGCATTTTCCATCATTAGTGTGATATGGGTAATCTTCGGTTATCAATTTGCATTTGGAAGCGATATTTATGGTTTTATAGGCCAGCCGGCGAATTTCTTTTTGCAAGGCATTGGCTTAGATGATTTAAATGGTACAATTCCAACATTACTGTTTGTAATGTTCCAATGCGCATTTGCAGGACTTACATGCGCAATAATGTCTGGAGCATTGGTTGGAAGGATGAAGACAAAAGCCTGGGTTATTTTTGTTCCGCTTTGGGCGTGTCTTGTATATGTTCCCATTGCCCACTGGGTATGGGGAGGAGGATGGCTGATGCAGATGGGTGCACTTGATTTTGCAGGAGGTGCAGTCGTTCACATTAATTCAGGAATATCTGCTCTAGCAGTTGCTCTAGTACTTGGAAAAAGAAAAAATTCTTCATTAATTCCTCATAACTTAGGTTATGCAGTGCTTGGTGCTGCATTACTTTGGTTTGGATGGATGGGATTCAATGGAGGATCAGGACTTGCCGCTGACGGACTTGCAGCGAATGCGATAATCGTGTCCAATGTTGCAGCGGCAATGGGATTGATTGTCTGGACTATAATTGATACATTCAAAATTGGAAAACCAACAGTTTTAGGTGCAATTTCCGGTGCGGTGGCAGGTCTTGTTGGAATTACACCCGCAGCAGGTTTTGTTGATGTATTCGGCGCATTGTTCATTGGTGCAGTAGCTCCAATAATCTCATATTATTCAATTAATTATTTAAAACCTAAACTTGGTTATGATGATGCATTGGATGTATGGGGAATACATGGAATGTCCGGAGTATGGGGAGCAATAGCAACAGGTATTTTTGCAGTTCCATCAGTAGGAGGAGTTGCAGGTCTTATTGCAGGAAACCCAAACCAAGTATTGATTCAAATTATAAGTGTAATTGCAACAATGATTTATGCATTTGCAGTGAGTTATATCATAGCTAAAATATTAGATAAATCCTTAAACAGTATAAGAGTTGAAGAAAGTGAAGAAATTGGAGGTCTGGATTCAAATCTTCACAAAGAATCTGCATATAACTTTAACTAGGAGGAATGAGATTGAAACGAGTTATTGCAATCATAAGACAGGAAAAATTTGAAGATGTTAAAAAATCATTAGTTGAGGTTGGATGCGAAGGAATGACAGTCTCTGAAGTCAAAGGAAGAGGATCACAAAGAGGAATTAGGGAATCCTATAGGGGGTCAAATTATTGTATTGACTTGATTCCAAAAACACGAGTAGAAGTTGTTGTAAAAGATGAAGGGCTTGATTTGATTATTGATGCTATTAAAAAAGGCGCATTCACAGGAAACATAGGTGATGGGAAAATATTCATCCAATCTGTGGATAATGTAATAAGAATCAGAACCGGCGAAGAGGGGGATGGTGCCGTGTAGTCCCATTTCCCTGCTTAAAACCAATCACAGGCGGAATATCATTTGATATCCGCCTAATAAATTTTTATATTATTGATTATTTTTAAAACTACTCCAAAAATCATTAAAAAAAGGTGTTATAATGTCCGAAAAAGATAGCAAATTAGACCAAATCATTAAAACAATTGAAGAAAACGATATAAAATTTTTGAAATTAGAATTAAGGGATATACATGGATTGCCGAAAAGCATGGCAGTGCCACTTAAAAAAGCTGATGATGTTGAAGATATTGTAAATGACGGATTATTGTTTGACGGATCATCAATAGCAGGATTAGCTTCAATTAATGACAGTGACTTACTTGCAAAACCTGATATCAACACATTTTCCACAATTCCATGGAGACCTGAATCAAAAGGAACCAGCAGATTCATATGCGACATTTACACAACAGACGGAAAACCATATGATGGAGACCCTAGGGGAGTACTTAAAAAATCATTGAAATTAGCTGAGAAAAAAGGATACGAGTTTAACATGGGCCCTGAACCGGAATTTTTCATTATAAAAAAAGATGAAAATGGCAATTACATGCCGGCAGACGAAGCTGATTATTTTGATGTTGAACCATTAGACCAAGGTACCGACATCAGAAGGGAAATCGTGTTCGGTTTAGAAGAGTTAGGTTTCGATGTTGAAGTAAGTCACCACGAAGTAGCAGAAGGACAGCACGAAGTTGACTTTAAATATGCAGATGCTTTAAAAACTGCTGATGCAGTAATAACATTTAAAGAAGCTGTAAAAGCAGTAGTGCATAATTTAGGATTTAAGGCAACATTCATGCCAAAACCATTCATAGGAATTAACGGAAGCGGAATGCACTGTAATCAGAGCCTATTCAAAGATGGAAAAAACATCTTTTATGACCCTGATACTGAAAATCAAATATCACAGGAAGCGTTGTACTTCATCGGAGGATTATTAAAACATGCACCTGCATTGTCATCAATATTATCCCCAACAGTCAACTCCTACAAACGTCTAGTGCCAGGTTATGAAGCACCATGCTACATAGCTTACGGATTTAAAAACAGGTCAACATTATTAAGAATTCCTGCATCACGTGGATTAGGTACAAGAATCGAATGCAGATCCGCTGACCCATCATGTAATCCATACTTGGCGTTTGCAGTATTACTTGAAGCAGGTCTTGACGGTATGAACAACAAAATAGACCCTGGCGAACCGACTGAAGAAAACCTCTTTGCATATACTGAAGAGGAAATTGTAGAAAAAGGAATCAGCAGCTTGCCAACAAGTCTCTGGGAAGCATACCATGCATTAGAAGAAGATGATGTGGTTAAAAACGCTCTTGGAGAAAAAGTATTCAATCAGTTCTACAATATCAAAAGAGCTGAATGGGATGCTTACAGGATACAGGTATTCGATTTTGAAAGGGATGAATATCTGAATGTGTGAAACTGATTATTGGTTGAAATAAGGAATTCATTTCCTTTGATCCAACCACCTTTAATTTTTGGAGGTTTTAAGCAAAAAAATTTGAATTGTTATTCAAAGGCATATGTAAAGTTAAAGTGAAATAAGGCATATCGTAACTTTAGAATTATCTAATCATTAAGCATATGATGAATTGAAACGGAAATACATTTATTTTATTTGGAGGCATAAGATGTGTGGAATAGCAGGCGTAATTTATAAGGATAAAAAAACACACCCCGTAGGAGATGCACTAACATCAATGTTGGAATCCCTGCAGCATAGGGGACCTGATTCAGCAGGATATGCAATCTACGGTAGTTTAAATTTTCCTGAAAATTATTATCAATTAAATATTGAAGTGAAAAGAAGAAAAGGCACATTAGATAATTTAAAATCATTATTAAACCAGATAAGCCCCATCTATAAGGAACAATTGGTAGGTTCCGTTGGGGATTCCGACGTATACAAATGTAAAATAGCATTGGATGAATATTCTCTCCTCCAGCCATGCATCAGAGAAATTGATGAGCTGGAAAACGTGAATGTCATCAACGGTTCACACTCATTTGAAATGATAAAGGACATCGGAAAAGTAAAAGACATTGCAGAGAGATTTGATGTTTCAAGCAGAATGGGAACACATGGGATAGGACATACCCGTTTTGC containing:
- the glnA gene encoding type I glutamate--ammonia ligase, with the protein product MSEKDSKLDQIIKTIEENDIKFLKLELRDIHGLPKSMAVPLKKADDVEDIVNDGLLFDGSSIAGLASINDSDLLAKPDINTFSTIPWRPESKGTSRFICDIYTTDGKPYDGDPRGVLKKSLKLAEKKGYEFNMGPEPEFFIIKKDENGNYMPADEADYFDVEPLDQGTDIRREIVFGLEELGFDVEVSHHEVAEGQHEVDFKYADALKTADAVITFKEAVKAVVHNLGFKATFMPKPFIGINGSGMHCNQSLFKDGKNIFYDPDTENQISQEALYFIGGLLKHAPALSSILSPTVNSYKRLVPGYEAPCYIAYGFKNRSTLLRIPASRGLGTRIECRSADPSCNPYLAFAVLLEAGLDGMNNKIDPGEPTEENLFAYTEEEIVEKGISSLPTSLWEAYHALEEDDVVKNALGEKVFNQFYNIKRAEWDAYRIQVFDFERDEYLNV
- a CDS encoding glutamine amidotransferase; amino-acid sequence: MCGIAGVIYKDKKTHPVGDALTSMLESLQHRGPDSAGYAIYGSLNFPENYYQLNIEVKRRKGTLDNLKSLLNQISPIYKEQLVGSVGDSDVYKCKIALDEYSLLQPCIREIDELENVNVINGSHSFEMIKDIGKVKDIAERFDVSSRMGTHGIGHTRFATESGVDRYHAHPYQSYIIPDITVVHNGQITNYWKIRDPLERKGHTFESFNDTECIVHYMADKLDQGYKLEEALDQAVIDLDGPFSILVGTPNGIGIAKDKLGLRPGVMVENEDIFAIASEEMALHDVVDSDEIEQIAPGETRAYTI
- a CDS encoding P-II family nitrogen regulator → MKRVIAIIRQEKFEDVKKSLVEVGCEGMTVSEVKGRGSQRGIRESYRGSNYCIDLIPKTRVEVVVKDEGLDLIIDAIKKGAFTGNIGDGKIFIQSVDNVIRIRTGEEGDGAV
- a CDS encoding MFS transporter, encoding MNETNKEQSWIPLIIVALASFIIALDATFMNVSIAQVVADLHTDVSTIQATMSFYTLITAAFMMLSAKLQDIVGKKKLFLIGTALYGIGTFTAAISSSSTMLFIGWAVIEGVAGALMMPATVSIISGTYHGEKRTFALAIIGVMGAIAAAIGPLFGGVMTTFLSWKYGFASELIIVIIILLLQSKIPSFPPTESKKDLDITGTIISLIGLVLLVYGILLLTNDFNTSIGVIIVGIIALVGFVWFELRRKRSGKVPLLDIELLKDKNLSVGTLILLLAYLSMGGALFAISLFLQSVLQLNAFDTGLTTLPLTIGLLIFALMAPSLSVKLGHRKLMAIGCIIAIVGCMLLSTQFRLHTSMLNLLPGMFIMGAGLGFAMALSVDIAIINVPPEGQNGASGITSTSQSLGESMGTAIIGIILILGVFGGISHAVDVYAPEYSGNETFELEAYESFQTVSSINDIQSDPTVVGIVDIILQDTMAFVMQITAIIMAIVLILTLLLEDKKIKK
- a CDS encoding ammonium transporter, which gives rise to MVLFSAGDTAWVLICTLLVLLMSIPAVAFFYGGLSKRKNVLNTIFLTFIAFSIISVIWVIFGYQFAFGSDIYGFIGQPANFFLQGIGLDDLNGTIPTLLFVMFQCAFAGLTCAIMSGALVGRMKTKAWVIFVPLWACLVYVPIAHWVWGGGWLMQMGALDFAGGAVVHINSGISALAVALVLGKRKNSSLIPHNLGYAVLGAALLWFGWMGFNGGSGLAADGLAANAIIVSNVAAAMGLIVWTIIDTFKIGKPTVLGAISGAVAGLVGITPAAGFVDVFGALFIGAVAPIISYYSINYLKPKLGYDDALDVWGIHGMSGVWGAIATGIFAVPSVGGVAGLIAGNPNQVLIQIISVIATMIYAFAVSYIIAKILDKSLNSIRVEESEEIGGLDSNLHKESAYNFN